CACCGCCATCTCGCGCCACCGATCGTCGCCGGTGAGCGCGGCGAGGCGCATGAGTCCATCCGCGGCCATCGCGTTGTCCTCGATCGGCTTCTCGCGGAGCGCGACGCGCCCCGGCTCGGCGCGCTCTGGCGCATCGAAGAAGCCACCGTCCGCGGCGTCCTCGAGCCGGTCGCGTATCGCGGTCGCGGCCTCCACAGCGCCGCCGAGAGCGCCGAGATGCTTGCCGGTCTCGTACTCGTCGAGAGCCGCCTGGAGGAACGCGGCCCAGTCGCTCAGGAGATCGGCGACCTGCGGGCCGTCGCCACGGTCGAAGTGCATGAGCCGACCGTCTGGCGCCACGCGCATCCGCGACGCGATCGAGCGGACCACCTGATGCGCGCGCTCTTCGATCGTCTCATCGCCGAGCGCCGCGGCAGCGGCGACGTAGGCGGACACGGCCAGGGCGTTCCAACCCGTGTAGACCGTCTTGTCGACGAACGGCGCGCCGTGCTTCTCGCGGCCGGCGGCGTCCAGCTCGTAGTAGACCTCGTCGGCGTCCTGCGATCCGGCGAATGCCTTCACGTCATCGCGCCACAGGACCGTGTCCATCCAGCGGACGACGTCGCGCACGACGGCGTCGTATCCCGCCTGCGGGAACGTGCGATGCGCTTCCGCATAGACCGCGAGGAGCTCCGCGTTGTCCTCGAGCATCTTCTCGTAGTGCGGGACCTCCCACTCGCGTGTCGTCGCGTAGCGGAAGAACCCGCCCTCGATCTTGTCGTGCATGCCGCTCGCGGCCATCGCTCCAAGCGTCTTGTGGAGCATGTGCGCGATGTCGGGATAGCCGTGGCGGCGGTACTCGTCGAGCAGGAAGCGGATGAGCCGGACCTGCGGGAACTTCGGAGAGCGACCGAAGCCGCCGAACTGCGGGTCGTACTGGCCGCGGACGAGCGCTGCCACCGTGTCGACGATGTCCGTCGAGAGCTCGCCGGTCTTTGACTTGCGCGCCTCCGACTCCTGCGCCCGCAGCTCTACGACACGCTGTGTGATCTCCTCGCGCTTGGTGGACCACACCTCGTCTACACCGTTGAGCGTCTGCCACATCTGCTCCGGCGGGACGTACGTTCCGCCGTGGATGATCTCGCCCTCCGGTGTGAGGAAGACCGTGCTCGGCCAGCCGCCCATGTTGTAGCGGCGGTTCACGTCGGGCCGCTCG
This genomic window from Candidatus Limnocylindria bacterium contains:
- a CDS encoding DUF255 domain-containing protein: MSEFRFSPRPNRASEIQWRAWGDAAFEAAREQNKPVLLAISAVWCHWCHVMDETSYSSGDIIKVINEKFVPVRVDNDERPDVNRRYNMGGWPSTVFLTPEGEIIHGGTYVPPEQMWQTLNGVDEVWSTKREEITQRVVELRAQESEARKSKTGELSTDIVDTVAALVRGQYDPQFGGFGRSPKFPQVRLIRFLLDEYRRHGYPDIAHMLHKTLGAMAASGMHDKIEGGFFRYATTREWEVPHYEKMLEDNAELLAVYAEAHRTFPQAGYDAVVRDVVRWMDTVLWRDDVKAFAGSQDADEVYYELDAAGREKHGAPFVDKTVYTGWNALAVSAYVAAAAALGDETIEERAHQVVRSIASRMRVAPDGRLMHFDRGDGPQVADLLSDWAAFLQAALDEYETGKHLGALGGAVEAATAIRDRLEDAADGGFFDAPERAEPGRVALREKPIEDNAMAADGLMRLAALTGDDRWREMAVRALRSFVGSYRGWGQFASSYANSIARALTEPLAITVVGPKGDATANALWGAARSVDDPARSVQRIVPNEDGARLAQLGFPSERTAAYVCIGTVCSAPLGDEVSLREELERAHARLERV